The Cyclobacterium amurskyense genome contains the following window.
GAGAATTTATTTCAGAAGAAGTCTTTATACGAACTACAGATGTAAGTGAAAATAGAAGTCAACTTGAAGTAACTTATAGCTCGGGTAATCGGGTTTTGCGTATAAATTATGAAAAAGAGTTCCCTTACGAAATACTAGGATGGGAAGAAGAACAAACGAACAAAAATGGACAAAAAGAGCTTACCAAAGCCGAGCGAAAAGGGACTAAAGTGATCGATTACTGGAATAGAAAAGCATTGGAAGATGAATTTCTTCGTGATGAGTTGAAACTTAATAAATAAGTATAGACTTTTGAAAACCTATTTCGCTCTTTTATTGTATTCCCTGTCCATTGTGGGTATGGGGTATTTCTTGCCTCGTGAAGCATTTATACCTCAGTTGTCTTTGTTTTCGTTAGGTTTTTGTGCTTATCTATTTCTGGTACAGGCTTCAAAAAAACGTAATTATTCCTTTGTTTTTATTCTCATAAGCGCTTCAGTATTAAGGTTCTTGTTAATAGGTGCCTGGCCAGTACTTTCGGATGACTTCTACAGGTATTTTTTTGATGGACAATTAATTGGGTATGGTATTAATCCTTATGCCTACTTGCCCAGTGGATTGTTAGAATCGGGTGCAATCCCAGCAAATAATTATTGGGAAACCTTAGTGACTAAAATGAATTCTCCCAGTTATTTTTCCGTTTACCCACCCTTACACCAGTTGGTTTTTTGGATTTCAACCTGGGTAGGGGAGGATATTTATCTCAATATCCTTTCTTTAAGAAGTATTGTTTTTCTTTTTGAATTGGTGAATCTGTGGTTGATTAAAAACATATTGAGCAATTTAAAACTTCCGGGTTACCGCTTGGCTTGGTATGCCTTTAATCCTTTGGTTATAATGGAAGTGACTGGTAACCTTCATTTTGAAGGGATGGTATTGACGGGACTGCTCATTGCGCTATATTATTATAGTCAAAATCATGAAAAACTCACAGCTTTGGGATGGAGCTTGGCAGTTGGACTTAAATTAAGCCCCATGCTAATCGCTCCTGTTTGGTTAAGTGCCTGGAATAAAACCAGTTTTTTCAAATTTGTTTTCATTTCAAGTATTTCCCTACTCATTCTATTTGCCCCACTTATTTTTGGAGGGCAATTGACTAATTTCTATACCAGTTTCCGTCTGTATCAAAGTAGCTTTGAATTTAATGCTTCCATTTATTATCTGTTAAGGTGGATTTCAGGGCTTTTTATAGATTATAATCCCATAGGAACACTTGGTCCTTCACTTAATTTTATAGCTGCAGCATTGCTATTAGGGATAGGGATAATGAGAAAGAGCATGAATACTACCGATTTAGCCTCCAAAATGGTTTGGATGTATCTGGTCTTTTTATTGCTTCAGACCACTGTTCACCCTTGGTACTTGATTCCTGCCTTAGGGCTTAGCATTTTCACAGCCAATAAGCTATTTATTGCTTGGAGTGGCTTGGTTTTCTTGTCGTATCATGCCTACATGGGACAAGATTATAATGAGCATATATGGGTGGTTTTTACCGAGTATACCTTATTATTTACAATGGCTGTATTGTTAATTCGTTATCGACAATCAGCAACACTAGAAGATGGTAGCGAAACACGAACTGTTTTGGATAAATTATGAAAATTGGCAGTAAAAGTTTAATATTAATATTAATTTCGGATAGTGATAAATTGAAAAATGCCTTCATGTACAATAATTATTGTTATCTCTTTTTGCTCTTATTAATAGTTGGTTGTAGTAGACCAGATAAATCAGAAAAAATAATCAATGAATCGATTGAAGCCCATGGAGGAGATTTGTTTAAATCTGCCCAGATAAGTTTCACTTTCAGAGATAGGCAATATGAGATATTCAAATCTCCAAATTCGTTTAGGTATACCCGTTCTTTCACTGAAGAGGCTAAAAGAGTAAAAGATGTCCTTAATGATGATGGCTTTACTCGCACTATAGACGATGAGGAAGTTAGCCTTTCTGATGAAAAGAGATTGGCATATTCCAATTCTGTTAATTCAGTAGCCTATTTTACATTTTTGCCTTATGGACTAAATGATGAGGCGGTTATTAAAGCGTATTTGGGCTTAGAGGAAATTGAAGGCAATAATTACCATTTGGTAAAAGTGACTTTTAAAGAAAATGGAGGAGGAGAGGATTTTCAAGACGAATTTTTGTATTGGATTAATCAGGAAACCCACCATGTAGATTATCTTGCCTATTCTTATCACACCGATGGTGGAGGTTTAAGGTTTAGGAAGGCCATAAATAAGCATGAGGTTTCAGGCCTGGTATTACAGGATTATGAAAATTATAAGCCAGAAGATGAGTCGATCTCCGTGGAAGAATTATCTCTGTTATTCAAAAATGGTGACTTAGAGCTCTTGTCAGAAATTATTTTGGAGAATATCGAAGTTCAAGTTTTAAAGTGATTTATTTCAAGTAATTAAAGAATGCAAAATAAAAGAGCATTGGTTATTTCAGGAGGAGGGAGCAAAGGCGCATTTGGAGGCGGAATTGCTGAATACCTGATCAGAGAGTGTAATTTTGATTATGACATATTTGTAGGCACATCTACAGGTAGTTTATTGGTACCCTTGCTTTCGATCAATGAAATTGAAAAAATCAGGGCGATTTATACTTCAGTAACTCAAGATGCCATCTTTAGTACCAATCCTTTTATTATATATAAAGATGGGGGAGTCTTCAAAACACGGATTAACCATTTTAGTACAATCAAAATGTTTTTGAGGGGTAAAAAGACTTTTGGAGAAAGTAAGAATCTGTTTAAGTTAATTAAGAAAATCATTACTCCTGCAGACTTTGAAAGGATGCAAAACAACAAGGCTGAAGTATTTATTACGGTTTCTAATTTGAGCACCAATACTGTAGAGTATAAAAGGTTAAAGGATTGCACTTATATGGATTTTTGTGAATGGATTTGGGCATCTTCCAATATTGTTCCATTTATGAGTTTATTGGAGAAAGATGGTTGTGAGTACGCAGATGGCGGTTTTGCTGACTTGGTCCCCATTTCAGAAGCCATCTATCGAGGAGCCACTGAGGTTGATGTAATTGTATTAAAAGCCAGAGCAGGTAGAGCGTTGAAGAGACCTGTACGTAATGCATTGGAATTGACAACAAGGGCTTTTGATTTTATGCTGGATCAGATCAGTAGTGATGATATCAAAATAGGAGAGTTGCTTAGTAATAAGCGACAAGTAAAATTAAATTTTTACTACCCTCCGGCAGTGCTCACTGAAAATTCACTTATTTTTGACCCTTATCAAATGAAAAAGTGGTGGCGTCAAGGGATGAATTTTGCAAGAGAGCAAAACCCCGTTTGTAAGTGCATAGAAGTAGGACAAGAAAAATAAACTGTTATAAATATGATGTTTTTGGCTAAAATCTGGTCCATTTTTGTAATCGGTTTTCTCTTGTTTAACTTGCATTTGAACCCTCAACCAAAACTATTTGTAATTGGGGACAGTATTTCTATCCAATATGGCCCTTATCTGGAGAAATACCTTGAAGGCATATATGAGTACGATAGAAAAAGAGATGAAGGGGCTGATTCTAGTAATTTGGATGTTCCCAAGGGTGCCAATGGAGGAGATTCTGGTATGGTTTTGGCCTATTTGAAGGCAAAGCTAAAAACTCCGGATTTTCAGCCGGATATAGTATTAATCAATTGTGGTTTACATGATATCAAAACCAATGTGGAATCTGGAAAAAAGCAGGTAGCCTTAGCAAGCTATAAAGAAAATTTGGAACAAATTCATGCCTTACTGGCCAATAAAGGTATTCCAATGATTTGGGTAAGAACTACTCCTGTGGACGATGAACAGCACAATTCGAAACAGCAATCCTTTCATAGATATGCTGCAGACGTAGCCAATTATAACGAGGTTGCAGACAAAGTATTCGGAGCCCGAAGTGTCCCCATAATAGATCTACATCAGTTCACCTTAAACTTAGGAGAAGGGCTCTTTACTGATCATGTGCATTTTGGTGAAGATACCAGGGCTAAGCAAGCTGCTTTTATTAGTGGTTTCCTACAAGGTTTGGCTTTTAAGAATTAATGGCATTTAGCTGATTCTTCAAAATCAATTTGTAAATAGATTAAAATTTGGATGCTTATTGCAGCATATATTTTAACGCGGATTATGTAATAGATTGTCTATTGCATATTTCGGGTTTAATTAAGATTAACACTCAAAATAGCATATTTCGCTAGTTTTGTGAGAAGAAACATAAACCCATGACAACCACTTTGTATTCATAAAATGTGTATTTAAATAATAAAATGCCAATATTTTTATAGTTACTGAGTGGACTAAATAGAAAAATTATCTCAACAATAAATTAATATTAGTTATTATGGAAAATTATAAATTGCCCCACACCGATTTTGAAATTTCAAGATTGATTTTTGGTTGTTGGGCCGTTGTAGGAGGTTTTAATTGGGGGCATCAGGATAAAAAGGATTCATTGGAGGCCATGCGCGAAGCGTTTGACAATGGGATAACAACCTTTGATACAGCTGAGGCCTATGGCAATGGTGCTTCTGAGAATTTATTGGCAGAGGCATTGGGAGATAAAAGAAAAGAGATGATTATTGCTTCTAAAGTAGGTCCTCAGGATTTTCTGCCCGAAAATGTAATCAAAGCATGTGAAAAAGGTTTGAAAAACCTTAAGACGGATTATATAGATCTTTATCAGCTTCACTGGCCAAACCCCGACATTCCTTTGGTAGATACCTTAGGAGCACTCCAGAAATTGAAAGATGATGGGAAAATTAGGGCATATGGCGTTTCTAATTTTGGGAATCAAAGCTTAGATACTTGCAAAGAATCAGGTTTTACCGTCAGTAGCAATCAAATGGCCTATAATTTGATTTTTAGAGCGATAGAATACAATATTCTTCCTCAGTGTATATCTGATAATGTGCCAATTTTATGTTATTCTCCCATAATGCAAGGCTTATTAACCGGGAAATTTGATTCTGCTGAACAAGTTCCTGATGATAGAGCAAGAACAAGACACTTTTCAAAAGATAGATCTCAAGCGAGACATCAGGACGAAGGGTGTGAGGATTTAACCTTTCAAACTATTAAAGAAATTAAAAAGTTTGCTGATGAATCCAATGTGTCTATGGGAAACCTTAGTCTAGCCTGGCTTCTAGCTCAAAAAGGGGTTGCTGCACCAATTGTAGGAGGTAGAAATGCAGAGCAAGTTAGAAAAAACCTTAAAACAATGGACGTTCAGCTTACCACAGATATGATAAACCATTTGAATGAGATAACATTGCCTTTAAAAGAAAAATTAGGCACTAATGCTGATCTTTGGCAAACAGGTGGACGTGTGATTTAACCCGACCTGTAATAGAATTTCTCCGTCCTGACAATAGTCAGGGGTGAAGCCTGTCCCGTGTTTACGGGAAGTGTTGCAATCGCAAGAAAATCAGGCTGTTTGGAGATTTTAGCATAGCACCGCTATGGTGAAATTGAAAACAGCAACGAAGTGGCTGATTTTTAAGCGATTTCAGCACGTAATAGAGTGTCTATTGCATATTTTGGGTTTAATCTAATCTATTTAGATTTAAATATAGAAACTGGTCGGTAGGATCCTCTAGAGGTTTTTATTGACCAGTTTTTTTATGGTATTAGTAAAGTGATTATCCAAATAGAATCAATCAGATTCAGCCACTTTTTAATTGTTGAAAATATTTTTTTTTAACAAAGGTCTTAATAACCAACTAATTATTTGATTTTGACCGTTCTCAACCTGTTTATATAAGGAATAGGTCCATTTGAAGTGTACCTATTATTGCTCTATTTTACCCTAAATGTGCGTAAAAATTAATATTTATTGACTTATTGACTATTTAATATAATTTTTTTTGTTAAAACTCTGTGAAAGTTAAAATAAGTTAATTATTATTCGTAATATTTAGTATTGTAACGAAGAATAAGTTCATTATCATTGAACTTTACCTATTTAATTTATAGAAAGGATTGAGTAGCTGATTAGGGTATTTTTTAAATTACTAACAATTGAAAAGAGATTTCCATTCTTTAGGAATGAATAGCTTTCAAGGCTTTATATAGAATTAGTTGTAAAAAAAACGAATTAACTTAAAAGTAAACCCAATGAAACAACCCAGGATGGCCAGAAGAGATGACTCTGACTGAAAATCAATTAATGCAATACACCCAATAGCCAAGTTTTTGAAGGATTTACTTTCTTCAAAACCTACTTACAGATTTTATTCATTGCCCAGATAAAAACATAGTTTAGGTAGAATTCCATTGATTATCATGGTTTCATGTAAATGGATTATTGAGTATTGCTTTTAGCATCAATAGAAAGGTTTGTCTCTTTAAATAGTTGACTAGACCTTTTTAGTTTACTTCTTATTAGAAGTCCAGTGCTCATGTTTAATAAATACTTAAACTATTTTAAAAATGACAAAGTACCTATTGAGGAATTTCAATCTATATTCCCGTCGCTGGTTATTGATTTTTTTCATTCTAATTATGGTCAACGCTAGTGCAATGGCTTTAGATGGTTTTCCAAACGAGAATTCGCCAACTGCAAAACAAGTATTTGACATCAATGTTACAGGAACTGTATTAGATGAAAGTGGACAGCCAATTCCGGGTGCAACAATTTCTGTTCCAGGCACAACTATAGGTACTGCCACAGATTTGGATGGAAAATATTCCATTTCAGTTCCGGAAGGCGCATCGTTGGTGTTTTCATTTATTGGGTTTCAAACCCAAACAATAGCAGTAGCCAATCAAACAACAATAAACATTGTGCTTTTAGAAAATGCCCAGGCATTGGATGAGGTGATTGTGGTTGGATATGGAACAGCAAAAAAGTCAGAATTGACAAATGCTGTAGTCCAGGCTTCAGGAGAAGACATTAAAAAGTCTTCGGCTGTTTCCCTTTCCAATGCACTCTCAGGTAAACTGGCAGGCCTGTATGTTAACCAACGAAGCGCCATGCCCGGCTTTGATGATGCCCAAATCTTGATTAGGGGGTTCAACACCACCAGAGACAATTCTGCACTAATAGTAATTGATGGTGTTGCTAATGCTGACCCCGATGGGCTAAATCGGCTGGATCCAAATGATATAGAGTCTATCTCTGTCCTTAAGGATGCTTCAGCCGCAATTTATGGTGCTCAGTCTGCTGGTGGGGTAATTTTAGTGACTACTAAGCGGGGAAAATCGGGAAAACCAACCTTTAATTTTTCTACAAGCCATTTGTTCCAATCCCCAACTACTCGTGTTAGGACTTCCAATGTTTTTGATTACATCAATGTTTTAAATCAGAGCCGGGCATTGGATGGTACGGCACCGGATTTTCCAGATGAGTTAATTCAGGCTTTTAGAAATGGAGACAGAAGAGCAGAGGACTGGTGGGAAGCACTGGTAGATCCTCCAGCAGTGATTGGTCGACAATCCCTCACCATGAGAGGAGGTTCTGATAAAATCAGGTATTTTACTTCTCTGGGAACGGTTTCGCAAGGTGGAATTCTTAGAGCTGATGACATTACTAAATTGAAACAATACAATATAAGAGCAAATCTGGATGTAACCGTCACGGATGATTTGGAGGTAGGGCTAGATCTTTCCTTACGAGAAAAATTTACCAGGTCACCACAGGGAGGATCCGGAGCGATTGGCGCTTTTGCTTCCACTAGCCCACTACAAGAAGCATATATTGATGGAGATTACAGGTATCCGGGAGAAGGATGGTCCCATTTAAATCCGGCAGCCAGATTATTGAGCCCTGGCTATCGTAAGTATACCAATGATGTGATTAATGGAACCTTCAGATATGAATACAAAATCCCATTCCTTGAAGGGCTCAGCATTGATGGGTTTGCTTCCATTGTCAAGACATTTAATTACAATAAATCCTTTGACTTTGTTTGGGATTATTATGAGAAAAATTCTCAAGGGGAAATTGTCAAAAGAACATCTCGTACAGTAGAAGACATTGGCTTACGGGAAGATTTTAACCAAAGTTCAAGGATCACCCTTAATTCGAAAATCAAGTACCTAACAACCATAAATGAAGTGCATAAAATCAATGGCTTCGTAGCCTACGAGCAGATGTCCTATGAGGATAATTTTTTCTGGGCACAACGACTGGGTTATGACTCCCCACAAATTGATCAACTTTTTGCAGGAAGTGAAAACCGGAGCAACTGGAACAATAGTGGTGGGGCTGGACAGAGTTCAAGAAGAAACTATTTCGGTAGAGTAAGCTATGATTACGCCAGTAAATATTTATTGGGTTTTAATTTCAGGTATGATGGTTCTCCCATTTTCCCTAAAGAAACAAGGTGGGGCTTTTTCCCTGGCGTTTCTGCAGGTTGGGTAATCAGTAATGAATCCTTTGTTTCAGATGAGCTTTTTAGCAATATAAAGCTTAGGGCTTCCTGGGGTCAATTGGGAAATGACCGGGTTAACCCTTTTCAGTACATAGGAAGATTTGGCTATGGTACCGGCTGGGTAGTGGATGGAAATGATGTCCGTGGAATAGCGGCACTGACCACACCAAACCCAAATATAACTTGGGAAGTATCAGAAACCACAGATATAGGACTTGAACTTGCTTTTTTGGAAGACAAGGTAACTTTTGAAACTGACATTTACAAAACCAAGACAAGCAATATTCTAGGAGCGCGACAAGCCTCAATACCTCAATATACAGGTTTGGTGCTACCAGATGAAAACATAGGGGAGATGGAGAGCCAAGGCATAGAGTTTCAATTGGGCTACCGTCAGTATCTTGGGGAAGTAAGCTTTAGAGTAAGTGCCAATTATTCTTACAATGACAATAAGGTAATCTTTTTTGATGAAGTTCCACAAGCTGAACCTTATCAAAAGCAGGAGGGAAGACAGTTTGGCTCTGAACTGGTCTACAAAGCGATAGGAATATATAGGAATCAGTCAGATTTAGATAACAACATCAACTATCCCAATGCTTCTTTGGGAGGGTTAATCTTCGAAGATTTAAATAACGACAATGTTATCGATGGGAATGACAGGTACCGATACAATACGAATCCATTTCCTAAATCCCAATTTGGGCTGACTTTTGGTTTCGATTACAAGACTTTTGACCTTACATTTTTGTTACAAGGGCAGGATGGAGGAAAGTTTCGACTTGACAATGGGTTTGATTCTGGAGCCAATGGAAACGGACTTGAATATGTTGCCAACAACAGCTATGATTTAAACAATACGAATGCATTATTACCCAGAATAAGACCTGTTGGTTTTGCAGCCAATAACAATGATTTCTGGTATCATACTTCAACCTGGATACGTTTTAAATCTGCTGAATTGGGTTATAGCATACCTGATAAAATTTCGGAAAAAATCGGTATTTCCGGAGCCAGGCTTTACTTATCTGGCGAAAATTTATTCCTTATTTATAACAGTTTGGAAAAGTTTGGTGCAGGAGATCCGGAATTTCTTAGTGGTAAGGGAGGGATTTACCCTAATATGCGCTCTCTTGGATTTGGACTTAACCTAACTTTTTAAATATTATGAAAGATAACATATATAAAATCAATATGATTAAGAGGTTAGTTATTCTAATTGTTTCCGGCTTTATTTTCACTTCATGCAATGAAAATCTCTTGGAACGCCAGCCTTTAGATGCAATTTCAGAAGAAAACGTATTTACGGATCCGGTGTTCTTACAAAATTATGTTTACAATATTTACAACGGAATAAAACCCCACTGGAGTCCAGGAACAGGTGGGTATATTGGCATGACGGATATTGCTGCATCTGCACCCGATACACACAATAGATCAGGAGGAATAAGACAATACTTGGAAGGAAATATTAATTCTGATAATGTTACGCAACTTACCAATATTTGGGCGGAGGAATACGACTACATTAGGAGGGCAAACATATTTTTTGAAAAGGTAGAAGATTCTCAAATCGATGAGCAGGCATTGAATAGAATGAAAGGGGAAGTGCATTTTTTGAGAGCTTGGATGTATTTTGAGCTGATCCGCACATTTGGTGGTGTGCCAATAATAACCAATAGCTTTAGCTTGAGTGATGAATCCTTTGATGTCAGCAGAAATAGTTATGAAGAGTGTGCGAATTTTGTTTTGTCTGAAACTGAATTGGCTATAGAGCTACTGGATGGGTATTCACAGGAGCCTGGCAAAATTAGTAAAAATGCTGCCTTGGGATTAAAAGCCAGAATGCTGTTGTATATGGCGAGCCCTTTAAACAATCCATCCAATGACATCTCCAAGTGGCAGGCTGCTGCTACGGCCAATAAAGCGGTAATAGACGCTGGCTATACTTTGCATCCTACCCATGAAGATTTGTTCAAGCAACCAGTTAAAACAGATGAAACTATCTTTGGGCGCTCTTTTACTGCAGGATCTAGGATTCCTGACTGGGGCTACAACTATGATTTTTGGCCTAGTGGCTTCGACGCAAGGCAGAGAATAATGCCAACTCAAACTTTTATCAATATGTTTCAGATGGCCAATGGAGAGTATCCATACCTTCCGGATGGTACCACAGTAAATCCTGCATCCGGTTATGATGAGCAAGAACCCAACAAAGACAGGGATCCAAGGTATTACAGTTATATTCTTTATCCAGGGGCTGGTCCTGTCAACATTATTGATGGATCCAAAAGTACCGTGAGGTTGTACGAGTATTGGGAAGATGCCAATCCAAATCCTGATAATTTACCTCCTTACCAAAACCCCAACAAAGTGGATCCCAATAACAATCAGGAATTGTTTGACTTTGGTAGAGATTCTGAAACCTATTGGGTCAAAGGACTAACGCCGTTTCATTGGAGGGTTCAAACAGGCTATACTTTTAGAAAACTTCTGGATTTTAATGGTCCAAGGGCAAGTTTTGACTTCGATTATAACCAGTTGATGATATTTATGAGACTTCCTGAATTTTATTTGAATTATGCTGAAACCCAGATTGCTTTGGGAAATGAGGAAGTCGCCAGAGAATACATCAATAAAGTTAGGCGCAGGCCTTCCGTGAATATGCCTGATATTGCCAGTTCTGGTACTGAGCTGATAAGGGATTATAAAAACGAACGGGCTGTTGAGTTGCATCTTGAAGATATTCATTTTTGGGACTTGCTAAGGTGGAAAGATGCACCTGGAAAAATAGACTTGTTCCCAATAAGAGGTTTGAGTAAAGTTACCATGGATTGGACAAATGCTGAGGAAGGAGATTTGTTAGGGAAATTAAATTTCACTTATGGCCCAATAGATGAAGTGGATCCGAGATTTCCATGGCCTGGTGATTATTACTATTTGTTTCCAATTCCAAGAGAAGAAATTCAAAGAAGTAACAATAGCATTACTCAGAACCCTGGCTATGGTGAATAAAATTTAGTTAATTTTAATAGAATATAACCACAGATTCAAATCAAAAAATTACAGATTTGAATCTGAGGTTATTTTATAATTTCTGATTATTTATTTTATCGTTTATTATTCTACCTAAAATAGTCAATCGACTTTCTGTTTGTGATTTTAGTTGGGGTTAAAATAATATATATTCTAGGTTTGGTTAATATTGGAACAAGAATTAATAATGAGTAAAACAATTATAGGTACTTCCTTTTCCCCAATGCTAAATAGAAAATTTAAAACAGGTCAATTATTGTGTATCACCCTTGGCCTTTTAGTGTTATTCAGTTGTAACAATACGACGGTAAAAAAGGAGGCACATTTATTCAATCAATTATCAAGCAAGACATCAGGCATTGGTTTCCAAAATATTTTGACAGAGAATGATTCGGTAAATTATTTCAATTACATGTACATCTATATGGGAGGAGGAGTGGCCATTGGCGACTTGAATAACGATGGCCTACAAGATGTTTATTTTACCGGTAATATGGTAGAAAACAAGCTTTACCTGAACAAAGGAAGCATGCAATTTGAAGACATAACCGAAGAGGCAGGAGTGGGAGGAGATGCCAGATGGGCAACAGGTGTGACCATGGGGGATGCCAATCAAGATGGCTGGCTTGACATTTATGTAAGTGTTTCGGGAAAATGGGAAACGACCAAAAACCTCCTTTATATCAATGATGCAAATGAGGGAGGGGTACCGACTTTTACAGAGTCAGCAGAAGCCTATGGCTTAGCAGACGAAGGAAATAGTACACAGGCTGTCTTTTTTGATTACGACATGGATGGTGACATGGACCTTTATGTGATAAATTATCCAATAGTTTCCTCTAGGACCAATATATTGGAGTTTTTAAGTTATAGGGACCTGGCCCCTTATCATCGCAGCGACAGGTTATACAAAAATGAAGGCAACCAGAAGTTTACGGATGTTACGATTGCTTCAGGATTGGCCAAATATGGCTTATCACTTGGCGTTTCAGTAGCTGATTTTAACCAGGACAATTGGCCGGATATTTATGTTTCAAATGATTTTAGCACTCCGGATTATTTTTTAATCAATAACAAGGACGGAACATTCACCGATGAAAACCTGAACCTTACCAACCATACCTCCTATTTTGGGATGGGGCTTGATGTTGGGGATTTCAATAATGATGGTTTATTGGATATTTATCAGGTTGACATGATGCCTAAAAGTTACCGTAGAGCCAAGGAAAATATGGACAGCATGGATCCGGAGCGGTTTTATAATATTGTGGACAATGATATGCACCATCAATATTCTATAAACACCTTACAAATGAACCTGGGGAATAATCCTTCGGGCTTGCCATTTTTTGCAGACATTGCCAAGTTTACAGGTTTAAGTGCTACAG
Protein-coding sequences here:
- a CDS encoding RagB/SusD family nutrient uptake outer membrane protein produces the protein MKDNIYKINMIKRLVILIVSGFIFTSCNENLLERQPLDAISEENVFTDPVFLQNYVYNIYNGIKPHWSPGTGGYIGMTDIAASAPDTHNRSGGIRQYLEGNINSDNVTQLTNIWAEEYDYIRRANIFFEKVEDSQIDEQALNRMKGEVHFLRAWMYFELIRTFGGVPIITNSFSLSDESFDVSRNSYEECANFVLSETELAIELLDGYSQEPGKISKNAALGLKARMLLYMASPLNNPSNDISKWQAAATANKAVIDAGYTLHPTHEDLFKQPVKTDETIFGRSFTAGSRIPDWGYNYDFWPSGFDARQRIMPTQTFINMFQMANGEYPYLPDGTTVNPASGYDEQEPNKDRDPRYYSYILYPGAGPVNIIDGSKSTVRLYEYWEDANPNPDNLPPYQNPNKVDPNNNQELFDFGRDSETYWVKGLTPFHWRVQTGYTFRKLLDFNGPRASFDFDYNQLMIFMRLPEFYLNYAETQIALGNEEVAREYINKVRRRPSVNMPDIASSGTELIRDYKNERAVELHLEDIHFWDLLRWKDAPGKIDLFPIRGLSKVTMDWTNAEEGDLLGKLNFTYGPIDEVDPRFPWPGDYYYLFPIPREEIQRSNNSITQNPGYGE